The Haloprofundus salinisoli region GAGGTCGCCGGCGAGTCGCAAGCGGAGATTGAAACGTTGAAAGCCGGCCCCGCTTGGGATGTGGGCATCGAGGTGGCGCACACCGTCCCGAGAGAGGTTCGCGCCCTTGACGGCTACCGCGTCGATCCCGACCGGTTCGCGGCGTTTACGGTCCCGACGCTGCTTCTGTCCGGCGGCGAGAGCCCGCTGTTCATGGAGCAAGCGACCGCGCTCGTCGACAAAGCGCTGCCCGACACCCGAATCGTCACGCTCCCGGGTCAGGGCCACGAGGCGACGAACACCGCCCCCGAACTGTTCGTCGAGACGGTGGTCGGGTCCCTACGCGCTCCGGAGTGAGCACTCCGCGGAAGCAGAGCCGGAAAGACGGCGACGTCGACTACCGGTTCTCGCCGGACTCGTAGTGCTCGCCCGCCGCCTCCGGCAGTCGGGTCTTCCCGAACAGCGCGAGCACGACGATGACCGCGACGTACGGAATCGTCCGGACGAGCGACTGCGGGACGGCGATGATAGCCGCCGCCTGTAGACGCAGCTGCAGCGCGTCCAGTCCGGCGAAGAGGAACGTCGACAGCAGCGCCCCGACGGGGTTGTAGTTGCCGAACAGGTAGGCGACGATGGCGATGAACCCTTTTCCGTTGACCATCGTCTGGCCGTTGCCGACGAACTGGCCGAGACTGAGCGACAGCGCCGCGCCGCCGAGACCCGCGAGCAGTCCCGAGATGAGCACCGCCGCGTAGCGGACGCGGTTCACGTCGACGCCCGCGGTGTCGAGCGCCTTCGGGTTCTCGCCGCTGGCGATGACCCACCGACCGAACGACGTTCTATTCAGCGTGTACCACGACGCCGCGGTGGCGACAAACATCAAGTAGACCATCGGCGTCGCGTCGAACAGCGCACCGAAGAACGGGACGGCAGCGAGGCCGGGCACCGTGATGGTGCCGAACGTCTGGACGCTGGCGGTGTTCGGCCCGCCGTAGATGACCTGCGAGGCGAACGGCGCGAGACCGAGCGCGATGAGCCACACCGCGAGACCGGCGATGATCTGGTCGGCGCGGAACTCGATGCAGACGACGGCGAACAGCGCCGCCAGGAGGATGCTGGCGACGACGCCGACGAAC contains the following coding sequences:
- a CDS encoding ABC transporter permease, with product MSNATFSRGSELSTRRLAGIVALVAAAVFVLWGLVAPGSTPGRILRVMFTKSALSATLRLSVPIAFAALGGIFAEKSGVINIGLEGLLIISAFVGVYATDVTGDIWLGLFVGVVASILLAALFAVVCIEFRADQIIAGLAVWLIALGLAPFASQVIYGGPNTASVQTFGTITVPGLAAVPFFGALFDATPMVYLMFVATAASWYTLNRTSFGRWVIASGENPKALDTAGVDVNRVRYAAVLISGLLAGLGGAALSLSLGQFVGNGQTMVNGKGFIAIVAYLFGNYNPVGALLSTFLFAGLDALQLRLQAAAIIAVPQSLVRTIPYVAVIVVLALFGKTRLPEAAGEHYESGENR